A section of the Chryseobacterium ginsenosidimutans genome encodes:
- a CDS encoding ABC1 kinase family protein, which yields MFDKQQRKLKRSAKLISVLSKYGFKDMLARMNSGNKQVEIPNTSDEIVSKGTVYERIRLVLEELGPTFVKLGQTFSNREDLLPAELIQELQKLQDKVDVVDMNVEEVLENEFDISIKDHFIDIQKVPLATASIAQVYKATLLDGNEVILKIKKADVQTLIEDDLLLIKDLEKLISSYSEIGEKLNLKQAISTFEKSLLEEVSFINERENILQFRRNFKNNKETYVPKVYAEFSNNNVLCMEFIDGIKVTDKETLLANKIDPVNVSEVGLRLFVSQILDYGFFHADPHAGNILVKKDGRIVFIDFGAVGKIPPNDKEVLENLIISFVSKNAHKIVRYLKKMAVSYQIPDERRFENDVEDILNFVHSSSLKEIDPHLIINKMKDVLKDNRLYMPDYFYLLFKGIGLIEGVGRTINPDLDIVKSLHPYTKKIFARKLNPKNILKTGMDRMMSFTDNVDEIPQEFRSILQKLDENKFTVSSEIKNIEKTNQLIKSSIVNLILAMILGANIIATAIVFVSESGPRIGEMSLIAVLGFIFSVLLVIILLLRITRK from the coding sequence ATGTTTGACAAGCAACAAAGAAAACTGAAAAGATCCGCCAAATTGATTTCCGTGTTAAGTAAATACGGTTTTAAAGATATGCTGGCGAGAATGAACAGCGGAAATAAGCAGGTGGAAATTCCAAATACTTCTGACGAAATTGTTTCTAAAGGAACGGTTTACGAAAGAATCCGACTGGTATTGGAAGAATTGGGGCCTACATTTGTGAAGCTTGGCCAGACATTCAGCAACAGGGAAGACCTTCTTCCTGCAGAACTGATCCAGGAATTGCAGAAATTACAGGATAAAGTGGATGTCGTAGACATGAATGTAGAAGAGGTTCTGGAAAATGAATTTGATATTTCCATAAAAGATCATTTTATTGATATTCAGAAAGTTCCGTTAGCGACGGCTTCCATTGCACAGGTTTATAAAGCAACTTTGCTCGATGGAAATGAAGTGATTTTAAAGATTAAAAAAGCTGATGTTCAGACACTTATTGAAGATGATTTGTTATTGATTAAAGATCTTGAAAAGCTCATTTCATCCTACTCGGAAATAGGAGAAAAACTTAATCTGAAACAGGCGATCTCGACTTTCGAGAAATCTTTGCTGGAGGAAGTGTCATTCATCAACGAAAGAGAAAATATTCTTCAGTTTAGAAGAAATTTCAAAAATAATAAAGAAACATACGTTCCGAAGGTATACGCAGAATTCTCCAATAATAATGTTCTCTGTATGGAGTTCATCGACGGCATAAAAGTGACCGATAAGGAAACACTGTTAGCCAATAAAATTGATCCGGTGAATGTTTCTGAAGTGGGTTTGAGGCTTTTTGTGTCACAAATTTTAGATTACGGGTTTTTCCATGCAGATCCGCATGCGGGAAATATTCTGGTAAAAAAAGACGGCAGAATTGTTTTTATTGATTTCGGAGCCGTAGGGAAAATTCCGCCTAATGATAAGGAAGTGCTGGAAAACTTAATTATAAGTTTTGTGTCAAAAAATGCTCATAAAATAGTAAGATATCTGAAAAAAATGGCGGTGAGCTACCAAATTCCTGATGAAAGGAGATTTGAAAATGATGTGGAAGATATTTTGAATTTTGTTCACAGCTCTTCGTTGAAAGAAATTGATCCGCATTTAATTATCAATAAAATGAAAGATGTTTTAAAGGATAACCGATTGTATATGCCGGATTATTTTTATCTTTTGTTTAAAGGAATTGGTTTGATAGAAGGAGTGGGAAGAACCATAAATCCGGATCTTGATATTGTAAAAAGTCTTCATCCTTACACGAAAAAAATCTTCGCCCGAAAGCTCAATCCAAAGAATATTTTAAAAACAGGAATGGACAGAATGATGAGTTTCACAGATAATGTTGATGAAATTCCACAGGAATTCCGTTCTATATTGCAAAAGTTAGACGAAAATAAGTTCACCGTTTCCAGTGAAATTAAAAATATTGAAAAGACCAATCAATTAATAAAATCAAGTATTGTTAATTTAATTTTAGCGATGATTTTAGGGGCAAATATCATTGCAACGGCAATCGTTTTTGTTTCAGAATCCGGGCCGAGAATTGGCGAAATGTCTTTAATTGCCGTTTTAGGATTTATATTTTCTGTTTTATTGGTTATTATACTTTTGTTGAGAATTACCAGAAAGTGA
- a CDS encoding bacteriocin-like protein, which translates to MKNVKKISREQMKSISGSGIIRNCSNKCCPDDGRPRCPGLICPAVICPQ; encoded by the coding sequence ATGAAAAATGTAAAGAAAATCTCAAGAGAACAAATGAAAAGCATCTCAGGAAGCGGAATTATCAGAAACTGCTCCAACAAATGCTGTCCGGACGACGGAAGACCAAGATGTCCGGGACTGATTTGTCCGGCTGTTATCTGTCCGCAATAA
- a CDS encoding carbon-nitrogen hydrolase family protein yields the protein MQIETRPLTVQDYEELVVTMKRAYPQMSESIWSKKSIEKLTRIFPKGQICITVDGKLAAVALSIIVNYNEFGDEHTYSDITGNYTFNTHLSTGDVLYGIEVFVDPEYRELRLGRRLYDARKELCELLNLKSIVLGGRIPNYHKYSNELSARDYIRKVRDKEIYDPVLSFQLSNNFLPIRVLKKYLPEDESSKENAVLLQWNNVYYSKKPNTMQDSIIRLGLVQWQMRHFKDINAFYEQVEFFVNVMGDYKADFVLFPELFNTPLLAPFNKLSERDSMIELAKLTEEIKNRISELAISYNVNIISGSMPVFENNDLYNISYLLHRDGRVDEYRKIHITPNERKYYGMKGGNEIKVFDTDCGKVGLVICYDVEFPELPRILADQGMKILFVPYLTDTQNAYIRVRHCAAARAIENECYVAIAGCVGNLPGVNNMDIQFGQAAVFTPSDFAFPSNAVKGEATPNTEMTLIVDVDLNLLKDLHYHGSVQVMKDRRNDLYETYLK from the coding sequence ATGCAAATAGAAACGAGACCCCTGACAGTTCAGGATTATGAAGAATTGGTCGTTACGATGAAGCGTGCCTATCCACAAATGTCGGAGTCAATATGGTCTAAAAAAAGTATTGAAAAACTGACAAGAATATTCCCTAAAGGGCAGATATGCATCACCGTAGATGGTAAATTGGCTGCAGTAGCACTTTCCATCATTGTTAATTATAACGAATTTGGAGACGAGCACACGTATAGTGATATTACGGGAAATTATACATTTAATACCCACTTATCGACAGGCGATGTCTTGTACGGAATCGAAGTTTTTGTAGATCCTGAATACCGCGAACTGAGGTTGGGAAGAAGATTATATGATGCCCGAAAAGAACTTTGTGAATTATTAAACTTAAAATCAATTGTTTTAGGCGGCAGAATTCCGAATTATCACAAATACAGCAATGAACTTTCGGCAAGAGATTATATCCGAAAAGTAAGGGATAAAGAAATTTACGATCCGGTATTGTCTTTCCAGCTTTCCAATAATTTTTTACCGATCAGGGTACTGAAAAAATATCTTCCGGAAGATGAATCTTCAAAGGAAAATGCCGTTCTTCTGCAATGGAATAACGTCTATTACAGCAAAAAACCCAATACAATGCAGGACAGTATCATCCGTCTTGGATTGGTGCAGTGGCAGATGAGACATTTCAAAGACATCAATGCTTTTTACGAACAAGTGGAATTTTTTGTCAATGTGATGGGAGATTACAAGGCTGATTTTGTGCTTTTCCCTGAATTGTTTAATACACCGTTGTTGGCTCCTTTCAACAAGCTTTCGGAAAGAGACAGCATGATTGAACTGGCAAAACTGACGGAAGAAATCAAAAATAGAATATCGGAGCTGGCAATCAGTTATAACGTCAATATTATTTCCGGAAGCATGCCTGTTTTTGAGAATAATGATCTGTATAATATCAGTTACCTTCTTCATCGCGACGGCCGTGTAGATGAATACCGTAAAATTCATATTACGCCAAATGAAAGAAAATACTACGGAATGAAAGGCGGAAATGAGATCAAAGTTTTTGATACCGACTGCGGAAAAGTAGGCCTCGTCATCTGTTATGATGTAGAATTCCCGGAACTTCCAAGAATTCTGGCAGATCAGGGAATGAAAATTTTATTCGTTCCTTATCTTACCGACACTCAAAATGCGTATATCAGAGTGCGACACTGTGCTGCTGCAAGAGCTATTGAAAACGAATGTTATGTTGCCATTGCAGGTTGTGTAGGGAATTTACCGGGAGTTAATAATATGGATATCCAGTTCGGTCAGGCTGCGGTATTTACGCCTTCAGATTTTGCTTTTCCATCGAATGCTGTAAAAGGAGAGGCAACTCCAAACACAGAAATGACTTTAATTGTTGATGTCGATCTTAATTTACTGAAAGATCTTCACTACCATGGTTCTGTTCAGGTGATGAAAGACAGAAGAAACGATTTGTACGAAACTTATCTGAAATAA
- the guaA gene encoding glutamine-hydrolyzing GMP synthase → MNNGIIILDFGSQYNQLIGRRIREMGVYSEILPFNTPLETILEKQPRGIILSGGPSSVNAENAHLVEKELYEQGIPVLGICYGMQLTAHLLGGKVHKGVKGEYGKAHLDIIKESSLLKGVTNNSIVWMSHFDEVGELPAGFELNAKSGVIASISNEEKKIFCVQFHPEVSHTEEGGKMLENFVFGICDAEKNWKLTNYIEKTVEEIRERVGDNKVILGLSGGVDSSVAAVLIHKAIGDQLQCIFVDTGLLRKDEDVKVMENYGEHFHMNIKLVDAKKRFLSKLAGVDDPEQKRKIIGNEFIHVFDEESHKIEGAKFLAQGTIYPDVIESQSVNGPSAVIKSHHNVGGLPEEMEFELLEPLRELFKDEVRKVGEELGIPHHLVHRHPFPGPGLGIRILGAVDAEKVKILQEADDIFIEELYKNDLYEKVSQAFVVLLPVKSVGVMGDERTYEYTAVVRSANTIDFMTATWSRLPYEFLDTVSSRIINEVRGINRVAYDISSKPPATIEWE, encoded by the coding sequence ATGAACAACGGTATTATCATATTAGATTTCGGATCACAGTACAACCAGCTTATCGGAAGAAGAATCCGTGAGATGGGAGTATATTCTGAAATTTTACCTTTCAATACACCATTAGAAACTATTTTAGAAAAACAGCCAAGAGGAATCATCCTTTCAGGTGGACCGAGCTCTGTGAATGCAGAGAATGCTCATTTGGTTGAAAAAGAATTATACGAGCAGGGAATTCCTGTTCTGGGAATTTGCTACGGAATGCAGTTGACAGCACATCTTTTGGGCGGAAAAGTTCATAAAGGTGTAAAAGGCGAATACGGAAAAGCTCATTTAGATATTATTAAAGAAAGCTCTCTATTAAAAGGGGTTACCAACAATTCTATTGTTTGGATGAGCCACTTTGATGAGGTTGGGGAATTGCCTGCAGGTTTTGAATTAAATGCAAAGTCTGGAGTAATTGCCTCTATTTCAAATGAAGAAAAGAAAATCTTCTGCGTACAGTTCCACCCTGAAGTTTCTCATACAGAGGAAGGCGGAAAAATGTTGGAGAATTTCGTTTTCGGAATTTGTGATGCAGAAAAAAACTGGAAACTGACCAATTATATCGAAAAAACAGTTGAAGAAATCAGAGAAAGAGTAGGAGACAACAAAGTAATTTTGGGTCTTTCAGGAGGCGTAGATTCTTCTGTAGCTGCAGTTTTGATTCACAAAGCGATTGGCGATCAGTTGCAGTGTATCTTTGTAGATACAGGATTGTTGAGAAAAGATGAAGACGTAAAAGTAATGGAAAACTATGGAGAGCATTTCCATATGAACATTAAATTGGTTGATGCTAAAAAAAGGTTTCTATCCAAATTAGCCGGTGTTGACGATCCTGAACAGAAAAGAAAAATCATCGGAAACGAATTTATTCACGTTTTTGACGAAGAATCTCATAAAATTGAAGGGGCAAAATTCTTAGCTCAGGGAACAATTTATCCCGACGTGATTGAAAGTCAGTCGGTAAATGGACCTTCTGCAGTGATCAAATCTCACCACAACGTTGGCGGACTTCCGGAGGAAATGGAATTTGAATTATTGGAGCCTTTGCGAGAATTATTCAAAGATGAAGTAAGAAAAGTAGGCGAAGAATTAGGAATTCCTCATCATTTGGTACACAGACATCCTTTTCCTGGTCCTGGTTTGGGAATCAGAATTTTAGGTGCTGTAGATGCTGAAAAAGTAAAAATTTTACAAGAAGCTGACGATATTTTCATTGAAGAATTATATAAAAACGACTTGTATGAGAAAGTTTCTCAGGCATTCGTAGTATTGCTGCCAGTAAAATCTGTAGGAGTAATGGGTGACGAAAGAACATACGAATACACAGCGGTTGTTCGTTCTGCCAACACCATCGACTTTATGACAGCAACATGGAGCAGACTTCCTTACGAATTTTTAGATACTGTTTCGAGCAGAATTATCAACGAAGTAAGAGGTATCAACAGAGTCGCATACGATATTTCAAGCAAACCACCTGCAACGATTGAGTGGGAATAA
- the purD gene encoding phosphoribosylamine--glycine ligase: protein MRILIIGEGGRESALAAKLQNDSRVSKMFFANGNATTDVIGKNVHLSEIKELRDFAIKEKVDLTIVGPEAPLVAGLKDEFKKHDLKVFGPNQKVASLEGSKAFSKKFMQTYDIKTAKAVVFDSYNEAKEYVQTQEFPLVVKASGLAGGKGVVICDTLEEAEATIHDFMIRRIYGDAGIRLVIEEYLEGFEASIIAFSNGEKIFPCIAAKDYKKAGNGDTGPNTGGMGSVAPSPEFTAEHQADFEKNILEPTVAGLKGEGFSFKGIIFFGLMVTKNGTYLLEYNMRFGDPETQVLMALMENNLLDVINDCMEGRDIELKFKDEKAVCLVMCSGGYPRNIETGFEIVGEDKMKYSKLLYAGAVKKGDKVVSNGGRVLNIVATGATYEDARKKVYEDASHVHFDYGFYREDIGKF from the coding sequence ATGAGAATATTAATCATAGGTGAAGGTGGAAGAGAGTCTGCTCTGGCTGCAAAGTTACAGAACGACTCCAGAGTTTCTAAAATGTTTTTTGCTAACGGAAACGCAACTACCGATGTAATAGGGAAAAATGTTCATTTATCAGAGATTAAAGAACTTAGAGATTTCGCCATTAAAGAAAAAGTAGATCTTACAATTGTAGGTCCTGAAGCACCACTTGTTGCTGGTTTGAAGGATGAATTTAAGAAGCACGATCTTAAAGTTTTTGGTCCGAATCAAAAAGTTGCCAGCTTGGAAGGAAGTAAGGCTTTCTCTAAGAAATTCATGCAGACCTATGATATCAAAACGGCAAAAGCTGTAGTATTTGATTCATACAATGAGGCTAAAGAATATGTTCAGACTCAGGAATTTCCTTTGGTAGTAAAAGCCAGTGGTTTAGCTGGTGGAAAAGGTGTTGTCATCTGCGATACTTTGGAAGAAGCTGAAGCTACGATCCATGATTTTATGATCAGAAGAATTTATGGAGATGCAGGAATTCGTTTAGTTATCGAAGAATATTTAGAAGGTTTTGAAGCTTCAATCATTGCATTCTCAAACGGTGAAAAAATATTCCCGTGTATTGCTGCAAAAGATTATAAAAAAGCAGGAAATGGTGATACAGGACCGAATACAGGAGGTATGGGTTCAGTGGCTCCAAGCCCGGAATTTACGGCAGAACATCAGGCGGATTTCGAGAAAAATATCTTGGAACCTACTGTAGCAGGTCTTAAAGGGGAAGGTTTCAGCTTTAAAGGGATCATTTTCTTCGGATTAATGGTTACTAAGAACGGAACTTATCTTTTGGAATATAACATGAGATTCGGAGATCCTGAAACTCAGGTTTTGATGGCTTTAATGGAAAATAATCTTCTGGACGTTATCAACGACTGTATGGAAGGAAGAGATATTGAGCTTAAGTTTAAAGACGAAAAAGCGGTTTGTCTTGTTATGTGCTCGGGAGGTTATCCGAGAAACATTGAGACCGGCTTTGAAATCGTTGGCGAAGATAAAATGAAATATAGCAAGCTTTTATACGCAGGAGCAGTAAAAAAAGGAGACAAAGTAGTTTCAAACGGTGGAAGAGTGCTGAACATCGTAGCTACGGGAGCAACTTACGAAGATGCCCGCAAGAAAGTTTACGAAGATGCAAGTCATGTACATTTCGATTACGGCTTCTACAGAGAAGACATCGGAAAGTTTTAA
- the purH gene encoding bifunctional phosphoribosylaminoimidazolecarboxamide formyltransferase/IMP cyclohydrolase: MSKKRVLISVSDKSGLIEFAQFLEAQNYELISTGGTFKHLKEAGLNPIQIDEVTNFPEMLDGRVKTLHPKVHGGLLAVRSSEEHMKTVQEHGIDLIDMVIVNLYPFFENVNKNISLHEKVEFIDIGGPSMLRSAAKNFDSVTVITDVEDYSTVKIEMEQNGDTYIETRKKLAGKVFNLTSAYDAAISRMLLDEDYPTYLNASYKKVSDLRYGENPHQTAAYYVSTFENGAMKDFEQLGGKELSFNNLRDMDLCWKVVNEFKEEMACCAVKHSTPCGVAIGTSALETYQKTFECDPISIFGGIVATNYKVDAATAEELNKTFLEIVMAPDFDEDALEILRKKKNLRIIKIVNPVSDKQTWVKVDGGILVQDNDSIFSDDIKVVTETQPTEEQKKALLFSQRVVKYVKSNAIVVSNGIQAFGIGGGQVNRIWATQQAIERAKEKFTGELVLASDAFFPFRDVVDFCAQKGITAIIQPGGSVKDQDSIEAANEHGIPMMFTGIRHFFH, translated from the coding sequence ATGAGTAAAAAGAGAGTTTTAATCAGTGTTTCTGACAAAAGCGGATTGATCGAATTTGCACAGTTTTTGGAAGCCCAGAATTATGAATTGATTTCTACAGGAGGGACATTCAAACATTTGAAAGAAGCTGGCTTAAATCCAATTCAGATTGATGAGGTTACTAATTTCCCTGAAATGCTGGACGGAAGAGTGAAAACCTTACACCCGAAAGTTCACGGCGGTTTATTGGCGGTTCGTTCAAGTGAAGAACACATGAAGACTGTTCAGGAACACGGAATTGATCTGATTGACATGGTGATCGTGAATCTTTATCCTTTCTTTGAAAATGTGAACAAAAACATTTCTTTACATGAGAAGGTAGAATTCATCGACATCGGAGGTCCTTCAATGCTTCGTTCTGCAGCTAAGAATTTTGATTCTGTGACGGTAATTACTGATGTTGAGGATTATTCAACGGTAAAAATTGAAATGGAACAAAATGGTGATACGTACATTGAAACACGTAAGAAACTGGCAGGAAAAGTATTTAACCTTACTTCTGCTTATGACGCGGCTATTTCAAGAATGCTTTTAGATGAAGATTATCCAACTTATCTTAATGCATCTTACAAGAAGGTTTCTGATTTAAGATATGGTGAAAACCCTCATCAGACGGCAGCTTATTATGTTTCTACTTTCGAGAATGGAGCAATGAAAGATTTCGAACAGTTGGGAGGTAAAGAATTGTCTTTCAATAACCTTCGTGATATGGATCTTTGTTGGAAAGTGGTTAATGAATTTAAGGAAGAAATGGCTTGTTGCGCTGTGAAGCACTCTACACCTTGTGGAGTTGCGATCGGAACTTCAGCTTTGGAAACGTATCAAAAAACTTTCGAGTGTGATCCTATTTCTATTTTTGGCGGAATTGTTGCTACCAACTACAAGGTTGACGCTGCAACAGCCGAAGAATTAAACAAAACTTTCCTTGAGATCGTAATGGCTCCTGATTTTGATGAGGATGCCTTGGAGATTTTAAGAAAGAAGAAAAATTTAAGAATTATAAAAATTGTTAATCCGGTTTCCGACAAACAGACTTGGGTGAAAGTTGACGGTGGAATTTTAGTTCAGGACAACGACAGTATCTTTTCTGATGATATTAAAGTGGTTACTGAAACGCAGCCGACAGAAGAGCAGAAAAAAGCATTATTGTTCTCTCAGAGAGTAGTAAAATATGTAAAATCTAACGCTATCGTTGTTTCAAACGGTATTCAGGCTTTCGGAATCGGTGGCGGACAGGTTAACAGAATCTGGGCGACTCAACAGGCAATTGAAAGAGCAAAAGAAAAGTTCACAGGAGAATTAGTTCTGGCTTCTGATGCGTTTTTCCCTTTCCGTGATGTGGTAGATTTCTGCGCTCAGAAAGGAATTACAGCGATCATCCAGCCGGGAGGAAGTGTAAAAGACCAAGACAGCATTGAAGCAGCGAACGAGCATGGCATTCCGATGATGTTTACAGGAATCAGACATTTTTTTCATTAA
- the purN gene encoding phosphoribosylglycinamide formyltransferase: protein MKNIVILVSGSGSNLQRIIDTIDSGEIQNAKISLVVADRECYGLERAQNHNIKNVLIPRGKNFSSELSEIIPENTDLIVLAGFLSILKPEFCENWSGKIINIHPALLPKYGGKGMWGHHVHHAVIEAKEKESGATVHFVTPGIDEGEAILQKSFAVTEKDTPETVAEKVHLVEYEIFPIAINKVLGNK from the coding sequence ATGAAAAACATAGTTATACTTGTTTCAGGTTCAGGATCTAATCTTCAGAGAATTATTGATACCATTGATAGTGGAGAAATCCAAAATGCAAAAATATCTTTAGTTGTTGCAGACAGAGAATGTTACGGATTGGAAAGAGCCCAAAATCATAATATAAAAAACGTTCTGATTCCGAGAGGAAAAAATTTCAGCAGCGAATTGAGTGAAATCATTCCTGAAAATACAGATTTAATCGTATTGGCAGGGTTTCTATCAATTTTAAAGCCTGAGTTTTGTGAAAACTGGAGTGGTAAGATAATCAATATTCATCCTGCTTTATTACCAAAATATGGAGGAAAAGGAATGTGGGGACATCATGTTCATCATGCGGTTATTGAAGCTAAAGAAAAAGAAAGTGGAGCAACCGTACATTTTGTGACTCCGGGAATCGATGAAGGAGAAGCTATTCTTCAAAAATCATTCGCAGTAACAGAAAAGGATACTCCCGAAACGGTAGCGGAAAAAGTTCATTTAGTTGAATATGAAATTTTCCCAATAGCGATCAATAAAGTATTAGGAAATAAATAA
- the purM gene encoding phosphoribosylformylglycinamidine cyclo-ligase yields the protein MSNTYKSAGVDKEEGYKTVDKIKKAVGETHNSNVLNHLGSFGAFYEIGGYKNPVLVSGTDGVGTKLKVALDSKKYDSIGVDCFAMCANDILCHGAKPLFFLDYLACGKLDSEIAAEIVLGMVAACKDNNCALIGGETAEMPGMYQPGDYDVAGFCVGIVEKDQIIDGSKIKPGNKIIALPSSGFHSNGFSLVRKVFPDFEEEFEGKPLYETLLVPTRLYYKDIHKVIEEVQVAGIAHITGGGLYENIPRIIGDGLCASIDASKIKIPSIMLELEKRGGVAREEMFGTFNMGVGMIVVVDAEHAEKVLHLLDDAYEIGEITEGSEKIDLKF from the coding sequence ATGAGCAACACGTACAAATCAGCAGGAGTAGACAAAGAAGAAGGATACAAAACCGTTGATAAGATCAAGAAAGCAGTGGGCGAAACTCACAATTCCAATGTATTGAATCATTTGGGAAGTTTTGGAGCTTTCTATGAGATCGGAGGATACAAAAATCCTGTTTTGGTTTCAGGAACTGATGGAGTAGGAACGAAGCTGAAAGTAGCTTTAGATTCTAAAAAATACGATTCTATCGGAGTAGATTGTTTTGCAATGTGTGCAAACGATATTCTTTGTCACGGTGCAAAACCATTGTTCTTTTTAGATTATCTGGCGTGCGGAAAATTAGATTCTGAAATCGCTGCTGAGATCGTTTTAGGAATGGTGGCAGCTTGTAAAGATAACAACTGCGCATTGATCGGTGGGGAAACTGCTGAAATGCCGGGAATGTATCAGCCGGGAGATTATGATGTTGCAGGATTTTGTGTAGGAATTGTTGAAAAAGATCAGATTATCGACGGTTCTAAGATCAAACCAGGTAATAAAATCATTGCTCTCCCAAGTTCAGGTTTCCATTCAAACGGATTTTCTTTGGTAAGAAAAGTATTTCCGGATTTTGAAGAAGAATTCGAAGGAAAACCTTTGTATGAAACACTTTTAGTTCCGACTAGATTATATTACAAAGATATTCACAAGGTGATTGAAGAAGTACAGGTTGCAGGTATCGCTCACATTACAGGTGGTGGATTGTACGAAAATATTCCAAGAATTATTGGTGACGGACTTTGTGCTTCAATCGACGCTTCAAAAATCAAAATTCCAAGTATTATGTTGGAATTGGAGAAAAGAGGAGGTGTAGCTCGTGAAGAGATGTTCGGAACATTCAACATGGGTGTTGGGATGATCGTCGTAGTGGACGCAGAACACGCGGAAAAAGTATTACACCTTCTTGACGATGCTTACGAAATCGGAGAAATTACAGAAGGAAGCGAAAAAATAGATTTAAAATTTTAG
- a CDS encoding NADPH-dependent FMN reductase — translation MKILAVAGSNSDSSINRQLVTYATTLFENAEVEIVDMNDFEMPIYKHQREVESGVPQEAKNFAAKIDNADMLLVSLSEHNGTYSAAFKNVFDWTSRIKDRAVWNEVPMLLMTTAPGARGGAGVLEAATKRFPLHGGNIVETFTLPFFNDNFDKSAQKISNEEKDSELKEKVQKISAIESILEK, via the coding sequence ATGAAAATTTTAGCAGTAGCAGGAAGTAATTCTGATTCATCAATCAATAGACAGCTGGTAACTTATGCCACCACATTATTTGAAAATGCGGAAGTAGAAATCGTAGATATGAACGATTTTGAAATGCCAATTTATAAACATCAGAGAGAAGTTGAAAGTGGAGTTCCGCAGGAAGCAAAAAATTTCGCAGCAAAAATAGACAATGCAGATATGCTTTTGGTTTCGTTATCCGAACATAATGGAACTTATTCTGCAGCATTCAAAAATGTTTTCGACTGGACTTCGAGGATCAAAGACAGAGCAGTGTGGAATGAAGTACCGATGCTATTGATGACAACAGCTCCAGGAGCAAGAGGTGGAGCAGGTGTTTTGGAGGCTGCAACAAAGCGTTTCCCTCTTCACGGTGGAAATATTGTAGAAACTTTTACGCTTCCTTTCTTTAATGATAATTTTGATAAATCGGCACAAAAAATTTCTAATGAAGAGAAAGACAGTGAATTAAAAGAGAAAGTTCAGAAAATTTCGGCTATTGAATCTATCCTTGAAAAATAG
- a CDS encoding pirin family protein, whose translation MKTVYHKADTRGHANHGWLNSYHTFSFANYQNTERSHFGVLRVLNDDTVSQGMGFGTHPHKNMEIISIPLEGDLEHKDSMGTTAVIKKGEIQVMSAGTGVMHSEYNKNKDEAVKFLQIWIFPKEENVEPRYDQKSIKEGEKINGFQQILSPNKNDDGVWIHQDAWFNLANFTKGNGKNYTLNKKGNGVYAFVLKGSAKVGDRILNEKDGLGIWDTQSFNIEAVEDAEILLMEVPMELPSYLK comes from the coding sequence ATGAAAACAGTATATCATAAAGCAGATACAAGAGGTCATGCCAATCATGGTTGGTTAAATAGTTATCATACATTCAGTTTTGCGAACTATCAAAATACAGAAAGATCACATTTCGGAGTGTTGAGAGTGTTGAATGATGACACCGTTTCTCAGGGAATGGGATTTGGAACGCACCCTCACAAAAATATGGAAATCATTTCAATTCCTTTGGAAGGCGATCTGGAACATAAAGATTCGATGGGAACGACTGCTGTTATCAAAAAAGGAGAAATTCAGGTGATGAGTGCCGGAACAGGTGTAATGCATAGTGAATACAACAAAAATAAAGATGAAGCTGTAAAGTTTTTACAGATCTGGATTTTTCCAAAAGAAGAAAATGTTGAACCGAGATATGATCAGAAAAGTATTAAAGAAGGAGAAAAAATTAATGGTTTTCAACAGATTTTATCGCCGAACAAAAATGACGACGGCGTTTGGATTCATCAGGATGCATGGTTTAATTTAGCTAATTTCACTAAAGGAAACGGTAAAAATTATACACTCAACAAAAAAGGAAACGGAGTCTACGCTTTTGTGTTGAAAGGAAGTGCAAAAGTGGGTGACAGAATTTTAAATGAAAAAGATGGGTTAGGAATATGGGATACTCAAAGCTTTAATATTGAGGCAGTTGAAGATGCCGAAATTCTTTTAATGGAAGTTCCAATGGAATTACCTTCTTATCTTAAATAA